The following are encoded together in the Cyanobacterium aponinum PCC 10605 genome:
- a CDS encoding SLBB domain-containing protein, with protein MSLTKIAFIFIFNVSPLFVISISKPVQAQTPSSSSDSLLHNALPPLKPTSQRSILPENKAYTLDTGDVIQVTVFGLPDQGGVAQVFNDGTVTFPLIGTVNVRGKTIMEVNDLLASLYSRYLKRPSITVILQQPRPLEVAIVGEVNVPGNYNLSGGTQIQQKEGQTQIASNTPSLPKVSDLFTLAGGLTVSADVRQIQLKRREKGKEVFYVLDFWQLLQEGDLAQDVKLKDGDVIIVPKKDVIDPNEYRQLADATFGIKYVEPPNVTIVGEVNRPGSYTVPIEQGLPRLTTAIQQSGGIRELADIRNIVISRTTRDAKQQKIEVNLWEMLESGDINRDVLLRDGDTIFIPTAKELEPSEAQRLASANFAPDEIVVNVVGSVRNPGSTVLKPNTSLNNAILAAGGFDERRADSSTVELIRVNPNGTVTKRNIPVNLAAEVNEQTNPILKNNDVIVINRSAIAAFGDSVESVLGPIGRSFSLLGFFNIFQ; from the coding sequence ATGTCACTAACTAAAATAGCTTTTATTTTTATTTTCAATGTCTCTCCATTATTTGTCATAAGTATTAGTAAACCAGTTCAAGCACAAACCCCCTCTTCATCTTCCGATAGTCTTTTACATAATGCTTTACCTCCTTTAAAACCCACTTCTCAACGGTCTATTTTGCCAGAAAATAAGGCTTATACTCTTGATACGGGAGATGTGATTCAAGTAACGGTTTTTGGTTTACCTGATCAAGGAGGGGTTGCACAGGTGTTTAATGATGGTACTGTTACTTTTCCCTTAATTGGGACTGTTAATGTGAGGGGAAAAACGATTATGGAGGTAAATGATTTACTAGCAAGTCTATATAGTCGTTATTTAAAACGTCCTTCTATTACAGTTATTTTACAACAACCTAGACCTCTAGAAGTTGCCATCGTGGGAGAAGTTAATGTGCCGGGGAACTATAATTTGTCTGGTGGTACTCAAATTCAGCAAAAAGAAGGACAAACCCAAATAGCTTCTAATACTCCTTCTTTACCAAAGGTTTCTGATTTATTTACCCTTGCAGGGGGTTTAACGGTTTCGGCGGATGTTCGACAAATTCAACTCAAGAGAAGGGAAAAAGGGAAAGAGGTGTTTTATGTGCTAGATTTTTGGCAACTACTGCAAGAAGGAGATTTAGCCCAAGACGTGAAATTAAAAGATGGTGATGTGATTATTGTTCCTAAAAAAGATGTCATTGACCCTAATGAGTATAGACAATTAGCGGATGCAACTTTTGGGATTAAATATGTTGAACCTCCCAATGTTACTATTGTGGGGGAGGTTAACCGCCCGGGTTCTTATACTGTACCCATTGAACAAGGTCTTCCTCGTCTTACAACTGCGATACAACAAAGTGGTGGCATTCGGGAGTTAGCGGATATTAGAAATATTGTGATTTCGAGAACCACTAGAGATGCTAAACAGCAAAAAATAGAGGTTAATTTGTGGGAAATGTTAGAATCGGGGGATATAAATAGGGATGTTTTATTGCGTGACGGAGATACGATTTTTATTCCGACGGCGAAGGAACTTGAACCCAGTGAGGCTCAAAGGTTAGCTTCTGCTAATTTTGCTCCTGATGAGATTGTGGTGAATGTGGTTGGTTCGGTACGAAATCCGGGTTCAACGGTTTTAAAGCCGAATACTTCTTTGAATAATGCGATTTTAGCGGCAGGGGGTTTTGATGAAAGGAGAGCAGATAGTAGTACGGTGGAGTTGATTAGAGTTAATCCTAACGGCACTGTTACAAAAAGAAATATTCCTGTCAATTTGGCGGCCGAGGTGAATGAGCAAACAAATCCGATTCTCAAAAATAATGATGTGA
- a CDS encoding TIGR02450 family Trp-rich protein has translation MAKKQKFPHLLGSKWTAAQKTWGWRHFQVINRKNEDKWVFAEMMSSCDSQVRFWINAKQLKDRNLWTPGWTPLKNLE, from the coding sequence ATGGCGAAAAAACAGAAATTCCCTCATCTTCTAGGTTCAAAGTGGACAGCCGCACAAAAGACTTGGGGGTGGAGGCATTTTCAAGTAATTAACCGCAAAAATGAAGATAAATGGGTATTTGCAGAAATGATGTCTTCTTGTGATAGCCAAGTCAGATTTTGGATTAACGCCAAACAATTAAAAGATCGTAATTTATGGACTCCGGGGTGGACTCCTTTAAAAAATTTGGAATAA
- the shc gene encoding squalene--hopene cyclase: MTAQLTNPNKVEHSKVKSGIKQAQDYLFSLQEKDGHWCAYLESNVTLTAEAVLLYKIWGIDSHKPLHKIEHYLRSQQREHGGWELYYGDGGDLSTSVEAYMALRLLGVAQEDEALTKAKRFILSKGGISKSRIFTKFHLAIIGCYDWRGVPSIPPWIMLLPQNPIFTIYEMSSWARSSTVPLLIVFDQKPVFKIEPKINLDELYSEGKENVKYELPRSGDWTDIFVQLDNLFKFAEDINFVPFKEESIRAAQKWIIEREEATGDWGGIIPAMLNSLFAFKTLNYHVNDPMVARGLEAVENFALETHDDYLVQACVSPVWDTAWCLRALVESGVAPNHPALIKGGEWLLDKQILDYGDWVVKNPHGKPGGWAFEYENRFYPDMDDSSVVIMTLHQLELPREDLKKEAILRCLRWIETMQCHNYGWAAFDINNDANWLNLLPYADLKAMIDPATADITARVLEMVGSCDLPMSSSKVQKAIAFLLHQQENDGSWFGRWGVNYIYGTSGALSALAVIAPQTSQEAMKKGINWLINCQNPDGGWGETCDSYKNPALKGKGNSTASQTAWALIGLLDAGKALGKFEQDSINKGINYLLSSQTETGTWEEKEFTGTGFPQHFYINYHLYRHYFPLIALGRFENFLV, translated from the coding sequence ATGACAGCCCAATTAACTAATCCGAATAAAGTAGAACATAGTAAAGTTAAATCTGGAATCAAACAAGCTCAAGATTATTTATTTTCCCTACAAGAAAAAGATGGTCATTGGTGTGCCTATCTCGAATCTAATGTCACTCTCACCGCAGAAGCAGTCTTATTATATAAAATTTGGGGAATTGACTCCCATAAACCTCTTCATAAAATAGAACATTATTTGCGATCGCAGCAGAGAGAACACGGTGGTTGGGAACTATATTACGGTGATGGAGGAGATTTAAGCACATCAGTAGAAGCCTATATGGCATTGAGATTACTGGGTGTTGCCCAAGAGGATGAAGCCCTAACCAAAGCGAAAAGATTTATCTTAAGTAAGGGTGGTATTAGTAAAAGTCGCATCTTTACCAAATTTCACCTAGCGATTATTGGTTGCTATGATTGGCGAGGAGTGCCTTCTATTCCTCCTTGGATTATGTTATTACCCCAAAATCCTATTTTTACCATCTATGAAATGTCTAGTTGGGCAAGAAGTAGCACTGTACCTTTATTAATCGTATTTGATCAAAAACCCGTTTTCAAGATCGAGCCCAAAATTAACCTCGACGAATTATACAGCGAAGGCAAAGAAAATGTTAAATATGAGTTGCCCCGCAGTGGAGATTGGACAGATATTTTTGTACAATTAGACAACCTATTTAAATTTGCCGAAGACATCAATTTTGTACCCTTCAAAGAAGAAAGTATTAGGGCGGCACAGAAATGGATTATTGAAAGGGAAGAAGCAACAGGAGATTGGGGGGGAATTATTCCTGCCATGTTAAACTCTCTGTTTGCCTTCAAAACTCTTAACTATCACGTCAATGACCCCATGGTAGCACGGGGATTGGAAGCAGTGGAAAATTTTGCCCTTGAAACCCACGATGATTATTTAGTACAAGCCTGTGTTTCTCCTGTGTGGGATACTGCATGGTGTTTACGAGCTTTAGTGGAGTCAGGAGTTGCCCCTAATCATCCTGCTTTAATAAAAGGGGGAGAGTGGTTATTAGACAAGCAAATTTTAGATTATGGTGATTGGGTAGTCAAAAATCCTCACGGCAAACCCGGGGGCTGGGCGTTTGAGTATGAAAACCGTTTTTATCCTGATATGGATGATTCTTCTGTGGTAATTATGACTCTTCACCAACTAGAGTTACCTAGAGAAGATTTAAAAAAAGAAGCGATTTTGCGGTGTTTGCGTTGGATTGAAACCATGCAATGTCATAATTATGGTTGGGCGGCTTTTGACATCAACAACGATGCTAATTGGTTAAATTTACTACCCTATGCCGATTTAAAGGCGATGATTGATCCTGCGACGGCGGATATTACTGCTAGAGTATTAGAAATGGTGGGTAGTTGTGATTTGCCGATGTCTTCTAGTAAAGTTCAAAAAGCGATCGCATTTTTACTTCATCAACAGGAAAATGATGGTAGTTGGTTTGGTAGATGGGGAGTTAACTATATCTATGGCACATCTGGGGCATTATCCGCATTAGCTGTAATTGCACCTCAAACCAGTCAAGAAGCCATGAAAAAAGGTATTAACTGGTTAATTAACTGTCAAAATCCCGATGGTGGTTGGGGTGAAACCTGCGATAGTTATAAAAATCCTGCATTGAAAGGTAAAGGAAATTCCACCGCCTCTCAAACAGCATGGGCATTAATTGGTTTACTTGATGCTGGTAAGGCTTTGGGCAAATTTGAACAGGATAGTATTAATAAAGGAATTAATTATTTACTATCTTCTCAAACTGAAACAGGTACATGGGAAGAAAAAGAATTTACAGGTACAGGATTCCCTCAACATTTTTATATCAACTATCATTTATATCGTCATTATTTTCCTTTAATTGCATTAGGAAGATTTGAAAATTTTTTAGTATAA
- a CDS encoding DUF4253 domain-containing protein, whose translation MINLEVIKHYQTNGINCDVTTKDVINKLQDWDRRFGVTISDVEHDQVTVYFQTLPDNLQELAIEIYDFCPDVIDQGYGCMDDMLSMMSESSQEINEEIRALLEGVDMDNPDFGLQILANVLKIEQKVSLWWD comes from the coding sequence ATGATTAATTTAGAGGTGATAAAACATTATCAAACTAATGGCATTAATTGTGATGTTACTACCAAAGATGTTATCAATAAACTTCAGGATTGGGATCGCCGATTTGGTGTTACTATCAGTGATGTAGAGCATGATCAAGTAACGGTATATTTTCAAACATTACCAGATAATTTACAAGAATTAGCGATCGAAATTTATGATTTTTGTCCTGATGTCATCGATCAAGGTTATGGTTGTATGGATGATATGTTATCAATGATGTCCGAATCGAGTCAAGAAATTAATGAGGAAATAAGGGCATTACTTGAAGGAGTTGACATGGATAACCCAGATTTTGGGTTGCAAATTTTGGCAAATGTTCTCAAAATTGAGCAAAAAGTTAGCTTATGGTGGGATTAG
- a CDS encoding glycosyltransferase 61 family protein: MLSENNVYIIEDLLTEEKYFLAKKYIENLLETNQENYLLKNYLAITYLCLEENDLSAAIYLELLLNIDELEIDSITETIFKIAQLKYSQHNFNLAIELYYQGLELNPNYVGAYIDLAHIFAQQSNIDLGIEVLKKLLENQPNCIIAYENLGKLWEDIKEWKNAIAVYEQSKKIEPQNLQILSSLANCYLQIDDFNSARNILKEIIKINPHHIQSYGQLGYVYLMEKKLNLVVDTWKILINQIPKIINDYQNWYQQEIVIKVNKEEVIKLNIDLIDSLQTNKSLGEISQNIGHILFKQGKYKLAIYYYQVSLEHKVENDTIYTNLIVSLFYQNQYDNINIYLEKLKVINSHQYQIITQQINSNLDNKKEDEYQINNPVNQYYETAYEWAKQNNRLETNYYPFELDNYLYLKPPKTIHKQNHPSFYFPEKIELPKPFLVKIPNGKVYLKKTEGSSAIITENNYLIGDLSPESPALSPNHPDSHPSKHSLLKSTFLPTKTTIKGKVLVLAGLLNNVYFHWLFDILPRLYLVELLGINWQDIDYILVDYRTNFQKETLQIFNIPPEKILPLSFPLYLQAEELIIPSFPGCIAWMPSWSCQYLKNKLLGYNKEQKPHKKLYITRNNAHSRRLINEQELIKLLKKNEFEIVDLESFSVKQQAELLSQAKIIISPHGSGLSNLVFCQPNTKVVEIFAPNYVYPCYWLVSNLVDLDYHYIIGETIGSFHFHSFLYPDSRLEDIYLENPKAILDLILL; this comes from the coding sequence ATGTTAAGTGAGAATAATGTTTATATAATTGAGGATTTATTGACCGAGGAAAAGTATTTTTTAGCTAAGAAATATATTGAAAACTTATTAGAAACAAATCAGGAAAATTATCTTCTCAAAAATTATTTAGCGATAACATATCTTTGTTTAGAAGAAAATGATTTAAGTGCTGCTATTTACTTAGAATTGTTATTAAATATTGATGAATTAGAAATAGATAGTATTACGGAAACTATTTTTAAAATTGCCCAACTTAAATATAGTCAACATAATTTTAATTTAGCAATAGAGTTATATTATCAAGGATTAGAATTAAATCCCAATTATGTCGGTGCTTATATTGATTTAGCTCACATTTTTGCTCAACAAAGTAATATTGATTTAGGGATAGAAGTCTTAAAAAAATTATTAGAAAATCAACCTAACTGTATTATTGCTTATGAAAATTTGGGTAAATTATGGGAAGATATAAAAGAATGGAAAAATGCGATCGCAGTCTATGAACAAAGTAAAAAAATAGAGCCTCAAAATTTACAAATTCTCTCCTCCTTAGCAAATTGTTACCTCCAAATTGATGATTTTAACTCCGCAAGAAACATCTTAAAAGAAATAATAAAAATCAATCCTCACCACATTCAAAGCTATGGGCAATTGGGTTATGTTTATCTCATGGAAAAAAAATTAAATTTAGTTGTCGATACATGGAAAATATTAATTAATCAAATACCCAAAATTATTAATGACTACCAAAACTGGTATCAACAAGAAATAGTAATTAAAGTAAATAAAGAAGAAGTAATTAAACTAAATATTGACTTAATTGATAGTTTACAAACGAATAAATCATTAGGAGAAATTAGTCAGAATATCGGTCATATATTATTTAAGCAAGGAAAATATAAATTAGCCATCTATTATTATCAAGTTTCATTAGAACACAAAGTAGAAAATGATACCATTTATACTAATTTAATTGTTAGCCTTTTCTACCAAAATCAGTACGATAATATTAATATTTATCTTGAGAAACTGAAGGTAATTAACTCTCATCAATATCAAATAATTACACAACAAATTAATTCTAACTTAGACAATAAAAAAGAAGATGAGTATCAAATTAATAATCCCGTCAATCAATATTATGAAACAGCCTATGAATGGGCAAAACAAAATAATCGATTAGAAACAAACTATTATCCTTTTGAGTTAGACAACTACTTATACTTAAAACCACCAAAAACTATTCATAAACAAAATCATCCCAGTTTTTACTTCCCTGAAAAAATAGAACTACCTAAACCTTTTCTTGTCAAAATTCCTAACGGTAAAGTTTATTTAAAAAAGACAGAAGGAAGTAGTGCCATTATCACAGAAAATAATTATTTAATTGGTGATTTATCTCCTGAATCTCCTGCTTTAAGTCCAAATCATCCTGATAGTCACCCTAGTAAACATTCTCTCTTAAAAAGCACTTTTCTTCCGACTAAAACAACAATAAAAGGTAAAGTTTTAGTATTAGCTGGTTTATTAAACAACGTTTATTTTCATTGGCTATTTGATATTTTGCCCCGTCTCTATTTAGTTGAATTATTGGGAATAAATTGGCAAGATATTGATTATATTCTAGTGGATTATAGAACAAATTTTCAAAAAGAAACTTTACAAATATTTAATATACCACCAGAAAAAATATTACCCCTTTCATTTCCTTTATATCTTCAAGCTGAAGAATTAATTATTCCTTCCTTCCCCGGTTGTATCGCTTGGATGCCTTCTTGGAGTTGTCAATATTTAAAAAATAAATTATTAGGATACAACAAAGAGCAAAAACCCCATAAAAAATTATATATAACCAGAAATAATGCCCATAGTCGTCGTCTTATTAATGAGCAAGAATTAATAAAATTATTGAAAAAAAATGAATTTGAAATAGTTGATTTAGAGTCATTTTCTGTTAAACAACAAGCAGAATTACTATCTCAGGCAAAAATAATTATTTCTCCTCATGGTAGTGGTTTAAGTAACCTTGTTTTTTGTCAACCTAATACTAAAGTTGTGGAAATATTTGCACCGAATTATGTTTATCCTTGCTATTGGTTGGTAAGTAATTTAGTTGATTTAGATTACCATTATATAATTGGTGAAACTATCGGTAGTTTTCACTTTCACTCTTTCCTTTATCCTGATAGTAGATTAGAGGATATTTATTTGGAAAACCCCAAGGCTATATTGGATTTAATTCTGTTATAG
- a CDS encoding ammonium transporter, with translation MLIIKTHLTYNKRVKTESKAMLITRTQKRKIQLIINKIQKSSSWQGCVLLSVILLLCSSYAVYAQDSSTSLEIITGELKVGLDTLWVVIASILVIAMNAGFAMLETGFCRSKNAVNLLSKNLIVFAVSTLAFWAIGFGLMFADGNSFIGTQGFFLQGADNSPATGDAYEGVYNALSWAGVPLSAKFLFQVAFAGTAATIVSGAVAERVKFIDFLFFSFFLVAIAYPIIGHWTWGGGWLADAGFQDFAGSTVVHSVGGWCALTGAIILGPRLGKYLSDGGIVPLPGHNLSLATLGCFILWIGWFGFNPGSTMAVGEDIAYIAVVTNLAAASGGLTGTISSWVLAGKPDLSLSINGILSGLVAITAGCSMVSYSSAVTIGALAGILVVFSVYMLDKLKIDDPVGAVSVHLVNGIWGTIAVGLFADENITGDESIAGFFSNGTFALLGSQILGVVSVGIAMIIFSTMFWVVLRSIFGLRVSQEEEYLGLDIGEHGMEAYTGFFDFEGESQ, from the coding sequence ATGCTAATAATCAAAACTCATTTAACCTATAATAAGCGAGTCAAAACAGAATCTAAAGCAATGTTAATTACAAGAACTCAAAAAAGGAAAATTCAATTAATTATCAACAAAATCCAGAAATCTTCTAGTTGGCAAGGTTGTGTTTTATTAAGTGTTATTCTACTCTTGTGTTCTAGTTATGCGGTTTATGCTCAAGATAGTTCTACTTCCTTAGAAATAATTACAGGAGAGTTAAAAGTAGGATTAGATACTTTATGGGTAGTAATAGCTTCAATTTTGGTTATTGCGATGAATGCGGGTTTTGCGATGTTGGAAACTGGATTTTGTCGCAGTAAAAACGCCGTTAATTTACTCTCCAAAAACTTAATTGTTTTTGCCGTATCAACTTTGGCTTTTTGGGCTATCGGATTCGGTTTAATGTTTGCCGATGGAAATAGTTTTATTGGCACTCAGGGATTTTTTTTACAAGGAGCAGATAACAGCCCCGCCACGGGAGACGCTTATGAAGGGGTTTACAACGCCTTGAGTTGGGCTGGAGTGCCTCTGTCGGCAAAATTTTTATTTCAGGTGGCTTTTGCTGGTACGGCGGCGACAATCGTCTCTGGTGCGGTGGCAGAGAGGGTTAAATTCATTGATTTTTTATTTTTCAGTTTTTTCTTAGTTGCGATCGCATATCCGATTATAGGGCATTGGACTTGGGGAGGTGGATGGTTAGCAGACGCTGGATTTCAGGATTTTGCAGGTTCAACAGTAGTGCATTCTGTAGGGGGATGGTGTGCTTTAACAGGAGCAATAATTTTAGGACCAAGACTAGGAAAATATTTATCGGATGGTGGTATAGTACCCCTACCCGGTCATAATTTAAGTTTGGCAACTTTGGGGTGTTTTATTCTTTGGATTGGTTGGTTTGGCTTCAACCCCGGCTCAACCATGGCGGTAGGAGAAGATATAGCCTATATTGCGGTGGTGACGAATTTAGCGGCTGCCTCTGGGGGATTGACAGGCACTATTAGTAGTTGGGTATTAGCAGGAAAACCTGATTTATCTCTAAGCATCAACGGTATTTTATCAGGATTAGTAGCAATTACTGCAGGATGTTCAATGGTATCTTATTCTAGTGCCGTTACTATTGGGGCATTAGCTGGTATTTTGGTGGTTTTTTCTGTCTATATGTTGGATAAATTAAAAATTGATGATCCCGTCGGTGCAGTATCAGTACACTTAGTTAACGGTATTTGGGGTACTATTGCCGTAGGTTTATTCGCTGATGAGAACATTACAGGGGATGAAAGTATTGCGGGTTTCTTTAGTAATGGTACTTTTGCATTACTTGGATCACAGATTTTAGGGGTTGTTAGTGTGGGTATTGCGATGATTATTTTTAGCACGATGTTTTGGGTTGTGCTAAGGTCTATTTTTGGCTTAAGAGTTTCTCAGGAAGAGGAATACTTAGGTTTAGATATTGGTGAACATGGTATGGAGGCTTATACTGGATTTTTTGATTTTGAAGGAGAAAGCCAATAG
- the thyX gene encoding FAD-dependent thymidylate synthase, translated as MIDNLEMLDPLFAVEVLSKCDRPNLLCYLAMHQDYSEDFVYSEMSKLANYSEAELGDRIVRNCVNKSHWGILEHPSITFNVINFPHSVMVQARTHRVGVSFDCQSQRYTCKRILRLAQQIEETPEDAINLIEKVFYFRAVAHYFDREGNKYFYSPSARNQDILFTQKAVLYYAEKVNQQGYAPEHARDLLTQNLRQHFVVSFNARSLLHFCDLRLPKDAQPEIRNLAELIFEHFQKWMPEVANVYAKKRMGKNLLAP; from the coding sequence ATGATCGATAATTTAGAAATGTTAGATCCCTTATTTGCCGTTGAAGTATTAAGTAAATGCGATCGCCCCAATTTACTTTGTTATCTAGCTATGCACCAAGACTATAGCGAAGACTTCGTCTATAGTGAGATGTCTAAATTGGCTAATTACTCAGAAGCAGAATTGGGAGATAGAATCGTCCGCAATTGCGTGAATAAATCCCATTGGGGTATTCTTGAACATCCATCTATCACCTTTAATGTTATCAATTTTCCCCATTCCGTAATGGTTCAGGCTAGAACCCACAGAGTCGGTGTATCTTTTGATTGTCAGTCTCAAAGATATACTTGTAAGAGAATTTTACGTCTTGCTCAACAAATAGAAGAAACCCCAGAAGATGCCATAAATTTAATTGAAAAAGTCTTTTATTTTCGTGCTGTAGCCCATTATTTTGACAGAGAAGGAAATAAATATTTTTACTCTCCATCAGCCCGTAATCAAGATATTTTATTTACTCAAAAAGCAGTCTTGTATTATGCTGAAAAAGTAAATCAACAAGGCTACGCCCCTGAACACGCAAGGGATTTATTAACTCAAAATCTCCGACAACATTTTGTCGTTAGTTTTAATGCCCGTAGTTTACTACACTTCTGCGATTTGCGTTTACCAAAAGATGCACAACCAGAAATTAGAAATTTAGCCGAATTAATTTTTGAACATTTCCAAAAGTGGATGCCTGAAGTTGCGAATGTCTATGCTAAGAAAAGAATGGGTAAAAATCTTCTTGCTCCCTAA
- a CDS encoding nucleoside triphosphate pyrophosphohydrolase family protein has protein sequence MNLNEYTLKTRETAIYPPETFLEYLTLGLASEAGEVSGVVKKYIRKDQNLDVAKEKLEKELGDVMWYWARLCDELGLDPQQVIENNIKKLQARKVNQTLQGDGDDR, from the coding sequence ATGAATTTAAACGAATATACATTAAAAACAAGAGAAACTGCTATATATCCACCAGAAACTTTTTTGGAATATCTGACTCTCGGTTTAGCCAGTGAGGCGGGGGAAGTCAGTGGAGTAGTAAAAAAATATATTAGAAAGGATCAAAATTTAGATGTTGCTAAAGAAAAATTAGAAAAAGAATTAGGGGATGTGATGTGGTATTGGGCAAGATTATGCGACGAGTTAGGTTTAGATCCTCAACAAGTAATTGAGAACAACATTAAAAAACTACAAGCAAGAAAAGTAAATCAAACCTTACAAGGAGATGGAGATGATCGATAA
- the ftsZ gene encoding cell division protein FtsZ, translated as MRPKDESPDLNMNSNSITPSNIAKIKVIGVGGGGCNAVNRMIQSSVVGVDFWQINTDAQALAQSMTTYCLQIGQKLTRGLGAGGNPAIGQKAAEESRDEIAKALENTDLVFITAGMGGGTGTGAAPIVAEIAKDMGCLTVGVVTRPFTFEGRRRTNQADEGIRALESKVDTLIVIPNNQLLAVIPPETPLQESFRMADDTLRQGVQGISDIITIPGLVNVDFADVRAVMADAGSALMGIGIGSGKSRAKEGAIAAISSPLIESSIEGATGVVLNITGGKDLTLHEVNAAAETIYEIVDPNANIIFGAVIDEKMQGEVRVTVIATGFSGEKKNNPDRAKTIPSPPNLDSPTSENKETANNSPETDPQSISSGLDIPEFLQRRRFPRS; from the coding sequence ATGCGACCAAAAGATGAGTCACCTGATTTAAACATGAATTCTAATTCGATTACTCCCAGTAATATCGCAAAAATAAAAGTAATTGGAGTTGGCGGTGGCGGTTGTAATGCCGTCAATAGGATGATCCAAAGTAGTGTGGTGGGGGTTGATTTCTGGCAAATAAATACAGACGCTCAAGCCTTAGCTCAATCCATGACTACTTATTGCTTACAGATTGGGCAAAAATTAACCAGAGGTTTAGGGGCTGGTGGTAATCCTGCCATTGGTCAAAAGGCGGCAGAAGAATCTAGGGATGAAATAGCAAAAGCCCTTGAAAATACTGATTTAGTATTTATTACTGCTGGGATGGGGGGTGGTACAGGAACAGGAGCGGCGCCAATTGTGGCAGAAATTGCTAAGGATATGGGCTGTTTAACGGTGGGGGTTGTAACTCGTCCTTTTACTTTTGAGGGTCGTCGTCGAACTAATCAGGCAGATGAGGGCATTAGAGCTTTAGAAAGTAAAGTCGATACTCTTATTGTCATTCCGAATAATCAGTTATTGGCAGTTATTCCTCCTGAAACTCCCCTGCAAGAATCTTTCCGCATGGCTGATGATACTTTGCGTCAAGGAGTACAAGGCATTTCTGACATTATTACCATCCCGGGCTTAGTCAACGTTGATTTTGCCGATGTCAGAGCGGTTATGGCAGATGCTGGATCAGCTTTAATGGGTATTGGTATTGGCTCTGGTAAATCAAGGGCAAAAGAAGGTGCGATCGCAGCTATTTCTTCCCCATTAATTGAGTCTTCCATTGAAGGAGCAACAGGGGTAGTTTTAAACATTACTGGTGGAAAGGATTTAACCCTACACGAAGTAAACGCCGCCGCAGAGACTATTTATGAAATTGTCGATCCCAATGCTAATATTATTTTCGGGGCTGTGATTGACGAAAAAATGCAGGGAGAAGTAAGAGTAACAGTGATTGCCACTGGTTTTTCAGGAGAGAAAAAAAATAATCCTGATCGTGCTAAAACCATCCCATCTCCGCCAAACCTAGATTCTCCCACCTCAGAAAATAAAGAAACCGCTAATAACTCTCCTGAAACTGATCCTCAAAGTATATCTTCTGGATTAGATATTCCTGAATTTCTACAACGTCGTCGTTTTCCTCGCAGTTAG